From a region of the Nicotiana tomentosiformis unplaced genomic scaffold, ASM39032v3 Un00134, whole genome shotgun sequence genome:
- the LOC138903908 gene encoding uncharacterized protein — protein MVEKGCLAYLAYVRDTIAENPTIDLVPVLREFPDVFPSDLPGMPPDHDIEFCINLASDTQPISIPPYRMALKELKELKEPLEEILAKGVFRPYIDSFVIVFIDGILIYSRSKVEHEQHMRVLLQTLREQKLYAKFSKYYHAKTVTLVIPAFPELEWKGFPVSSFNRVISFIKAQHMVEKGCLAYLQYVRDTTAETPAIDSVPGRTRRWWQSYALGRPADSPPMTWDRVSYEVYTDHRSLQHLFRQRDLNLLELLNDYDITILYHPGKANMVADALSRKAESMDSLACISVEERPLASDVQSLANRLVRMDISKPSRFLACVVARSSLFEQIKACQYDDPHLLVLCETVLRGGAKEVTIRADGVL, from the exons atggttgagaagggttgtttggcttatctagcctatgttcgagatACTATTGCAGAGAATCCGACTATTGATTTAGTGCCTGTtcttcgggagttccccgatgtattcccgtcagatcttccaggtatgccacctgatcatgatattgaATTCTGTATtaacttggcttcagatacccagcctatatctatcccgccgtatcgtatggctctgaaagaattgaaagaattaaaagaaccgCTTGAAGAgatactagccaaagg ggtattcaggccttatattgactcatttgtcattgtcttcattgatggcaTTTTGATCTACTCTCGTAGTAAGGtggaacatgagcaacatatgagagtattgcttcagacattgcgggaacaaaagttatatgctaagttctctaaat attatcatgccaagactgttaccttggttaTTCCAGCATTTCCtgagctggagtggaagggttttcctgttagttcatttaatcgagttatttcttttataaaggctcaacacatggttgagaagggttgtttggcataTCTAcaatatgttcgggatactactgcagagactccggctattgattcagtgcct GGTAGaacccgtagatggtggcagtcttatgctcttggcagaccagcagattctcctcccatgacttgggacag ggtgtcttatgaagtttacactgatcatcgtagtttgcagcatttgttcaggCAAAGGGATCTAAATTTGCTGGAGTTACTAAacgattatgatattactatcttgtatcatccgggcaaagcaaatatggttgcagatgccttgagcagaaaggcggagagtatggataGTTTGGCTTGCATTTCAGTAGAAGAaagaccattagcctcagatgttcagtctttggctaacagacttgtgaggatggatatttcaaagcccagccgatttcttgcatgtgttgtggcccggtcttcactatttgaacagataaaggcttgccagtatgatgacccacacctgttGGTTCTttgtgaaacggtactacgaggtggtgccaaggaagttactattagagcggatggtgttctgtga